The segment ggaaagagaaaggatgCAGACACCAAGAGCCCTGCTTTGATCTTTACCTCGTATTCTTTAATAGTTCCCTTCCACGTGCAGCCACTGTTGATGCAGACAGCAGGCAGGCTTTCCACTTCCCGACGAGCAGCGTTGTCTGGGAAAgcctaaaatggaaaaaaaccccaaacaaacaaaaaatggctGAGGGGTTGAAGTTTTGGTAAGGAATCTTAATTCTTTACAAAAACTTTCCTAAGACTCCTCCCAGGCTAGTTACCACATCACCTCCTCAGTGTGCTAATGGCAAGCAAATCATTACTGCCATGTTTAATTAGGGCAGCAGTACAGGAACATGACCTGGATTGTAGAAGCTGGGGAGCCCACCACATGAATGACAACTCCcactatgaagaaaatgtttcctagGAAGCAGGGATTCTCAGAACTTGTGTAAACTGCAAGTGGTATTAATGACACCAGTGagctcctttattttttaaaatgcatttttacttACTGAGTTGGGTTCCAAAATAGAAATTCCTTCTTCATATATTCCTTCCTGAATACAGCTGGCACACTTCTGAGGTCCAGCACTAGCAGATGGAAAAGTAACCATCACACACAACAAATAGAGACTAATTTATGATTTAACAATAAAACAACTGCTGGTAACTTTATAACGTTCaagcattttcttatttttaaaacaacacatTGAGCCTTTGCTCCTGTGTATTTCTGATACCCACTTCTgattctaatttttttccttctccagatcAATTACTCTATTCAACTTCCCTCACTTAAAGGCAAGAGCAAGACAGAACACTGTGTAACTTTTCTGGAAGGCAGCACGTGCTTAGATTTCCCACATTTTGGTACAACAAGCATTCAGTGACTTTGAGGAACaagttccttcaggagctgtgaTGAAGGCTAAAGGAGATGGGTGATTCACCTGGTTGCCACCTGAATGGCAAAAACAACCCAGGAGGTTCTGGAAAAGGGAACTTTGAAGGAACCCCTGAAACAATAAAAGCAACTCAGAGATTACACATTCCTTTAAAGAAGGCCTGATGCTGAACCTCAATGATAAAACACAGCTAACTCACCAAGACAACTCTGAAAATGagacttttctgtctttttttggtTGAAAATGCCCTTTCAAGCACTTAAGTCTTCAGACTGAAGGCACCAAAGTTACCTTATAATTTTCTTCAGGCAATAGGAACAGTAGCGATGTCCACACTGAGCTTGGACTGGCCTCCTCAAGATATTTTTGCAATCAGAACAGAGATATTTGACCTCCAGTTTAGTTCCCAGGATCTCCTTTGCAAATCCAGGCTGGTCTAGATCCAAAGAGCTCGGTGGACTAGAGTTTGCTGCTGCCATGTGAACGAAAAATCCTGACTGTATCTCCAGagcctgaaaaggaaaatattttccctgtttgATTATAACTGGATGATAGAATTTTTTCACATAAACTGCACTGCTCACAGCACCCAAACCCCAACACCGGGGGGAAACACAGCAATGTAACCCACACAACTGCCTGCACCTAGTTAAAAGTAGGGAACCTttacagttaatttaaaaactaaCTGGACAATACAGACAAGGGTGAGTAGACCCCACTGAAACACCCATCCAAGTTTATTTAGAAGCAGCCTAGACCAAGGAGTCGAGGTTTCTGGCTCACACCAAGGTAAAACCCCTTCCTAAACCTGACCTGAAACGTAACTAAACGGCCTCggtgcagcccagccctgcaggcaccGCGGGAGGTGCAGCCCAGGCCCCTTGTCCGCACATCTGCCCGTGGTCCAAGGAATCCCGCCCGGAGCTGGCCGCTCCCGGGGGCTGCCGTGAAGCAGCGGGGCCCGATTTACCGGCGCTGCCCCGGCAGGTGCGCGGGGCCCTGCGGGGCCGCCAGAGGCGCGAGCAGCGCGGGAAGGGGCAGAAGGAAACGCGCTCGTGTCGGGCGCTTGGGACGAGCGCGCggggcccgcagcccccggAGCTGCTTCTGACCCGGCGGggcttcccagcacagcccacgCTCAGCTGCACCGGAGcgcccgctcccgccccgcacGGGCCCCTCCCGGTGCGGGGACCCCGGGGGCGGAGAGGCCCGGGCACCGCCCGCTGGGACAGGCGGCGGACCGGCCCGCCTCCCTCGGGGCCCCGGCAGCGCCGCTGCAGCAGGTCCCCCTGCCGCCCAGGACGGGAAGAACGGCTCCGCCGGGCCCCGGGACCGCACGGCGCCCGCCGCCGACGGGCTGCTCTCCGGTGCGCCCGAGCCGGGCTCAAGGCGGAGCGAGGCCCGGGCCGCCGCCGTACGGAGCagggcccgcccgccccccggccGCACGCGCCCGGCCcgagccccccgcccccccccggcccggtCCCGGGGCCGCGCCGCGCTCACCGCCCGCCTCCGTCCGCGCCCGCACCGGAAGCGCCCGCGGGCCCCGCCCACCGGACACGTGTGGGACGCCCCGCCCACCCGCGCCGGGCCACGCCCCGCTGGGCAGTGACGTCACCGCCACGCCCTCCGTCACGTGCATCGCTCCCCAgagccccccgggccccccgcgGGGGCTGCTTTGTCACCCCCGGCACCCGCACTGTCCCCCCACCGCCACCTCCCCCTCGCGCAGCCCCCCGAGCCACCTCCCCTCAGAGCGCCCCACTCACGCTCCCACAGCGCCCGCGCCCCCGCGTCaccccctcagcccctgccccggcccgccgagcgcccccgccccgctcacCGTGGCTGCCCCGCTCCGCTCGGGGGGCCGCGGGGGcaccgggcggggcgggcggcagcgcggCCGGGCTCgcatcaaaagcaaaactgacGCGAGGGGAAACGCGGCGCTGAGCTCAGCCTGAGGGGCTTTCTGCAGGGGAACTCGCCCGAGAAAGGTCACGGCAGCAGGTTTCCCCCTCGGGGTCCCTCGTTTCCCGCTCCGGGCCCCCAGCCCCCGTGTTCCCCCGGCACGGCAGGGGCTGTCGGAGCCCTCGAGGGCGGCGGGAGCTCCAAGGGGCCGGTGGGACGGGGACCGTGGCGCCCGCAACCGCGGGGAATTCACCCGGTGCCGGAGAAACCCTCCCCGGGAAGAACTTTTGTCCCCACACCAGGTTCTTGACCCGGTGTGTAAAGTCCAGTCCACACACAGAGACAAGAGCCGACGCTGTGCGAGGTTGGTGCCAGGAAGAAACCAGCACCCCACAGTGACAGGACAGAGTATTTATACAGCGGAGATCAAGTTCAACGCTTATCACACTTGTCTATTGTCTTTGATCGGTCTCTCAAGCACATACAGAGGGTAGGGCTAAAACTGAGCAGGGGCGTTTTACCATGACAATGATACCCTGTTACCTGTCCTATTGTCTGTCCTGTTAACGCTGCACAAGGGCTGTGCCCCGTGGCAGAGCCAGTTTGTCAGTCCTGGCCAGGCCAGTGAGCACCATTTCGCACAACCAGGTGCTGGGGACGGTGCCGCCCCCAACAGAGGGCGAGGGGTCCCCCCAGTGATCCCAGCTGCAAGGACCGTGTAGGGGtcggggcagggggggcagaggggcagtgtGCCACGGCCCAAGGCTGCACTGCAGGCGAGCCCGGGGGTCCCAACACCCGTCCAGGCAGGATGTTCCCCTCAGGGCTGCGGTGACTGCGGGGGCCCCACAGGGAAGGTGCTGAAGGGAACAAGGTGTCCCCCCACACGTGGTGGCTCTGGGAAGGGCATGACGCTGCTCCCCCGGGACAGGCAGTTTCCCGCACTCTGCTGCAACCTCTCCTTTCTGGCACAGCGGCGCTCGTCCGGGAAAGTGACTACGAAACCCTCCACATCACTAAAGCTTTCGGCTGGCTGATGTAATCCTGGGAAGAACCCCTTCTCCGCTTCCTGAACAAGACGTGACTCTGGGGCAGGACATGCTGTTCCCAAAGACAGGAAACCACCAGGAATGCCATTATCTGGAACGCTGGCTGGGATGGGAACCACCCGGGACTGCTccggctgctgcagcccccagctgccACCCCCGCCCGAGGGAGCAAGTCTGGAAACACGGAGTAACCCCCTCACTAACGCTCCATGTCCCCGCGCTGCTCTCCCAGGTCCCCTGGGCAGCCGGAGCAGAAGTCACGGACCGACTGCGCGGAGGGGAACCCCGTTCCCGAGCACTGCCCGGCTCACCCCGCCCGGGACGCCAGCGGTCCCCCCGCAGGGTGAGCAGGATCTGCAGCTCCCCGCATCCCCGGGATGTTAACGCCGCTCTCCGCGCCCCTTAGGGCAGAAATGACGGAGCGAGAGGTCCGGGTTTTCCCGCCGTCACTGCAGAACTTCCCGCACGGTTCAGCCGCGGAGCGGGGGGTGTCAGAGCCGCTCAGGGCAGGGGCCTGGGCCTGGGCCTgtccccgctcccgccgccccgcgcgggTCTCCTCCCACACGGACACAAACCGGGCACCTTTCCCGCTGCGAGCGGCCGGGGCTGGCCGCGGAGCGGGGCTCCCCCTGTTCCGACCTGCCGGAGCCCCGGAGAACACCCGCCTTACCCACCGGCGGCGAACAGAAGTgcccccgctccgctccgcccgGCGCGGACGCTCAGGGCGGACGGGAAGGCCCCGCACCGCCCTCCGCAGCCGGCCGCGGCCTCCCGGGGGCGTCCGGAAGCCCAAGGGGGGGAGGCCCGGGGAGGCCCGGGGAGGCCCGGGGAGCTGAGGCGGCCCCGCCACCGCCAAACCGCGGCCATGGCTCTGCCCAACCGCGCTCTGCTATTGGCCAGACGTTCTGACAGCGTCGCGGGATGAGCCAATCCCCTTCTCGGCCCGGGTTAttggcagtggcagcagcctCTCAGACTGCGCAGCCTCGTGCCCGCCCACCCCCGCCTGCCCCGAACACTAGCCAATCGAATAGCGAGGCGGATGATTGCTAGGTTACCCCGCTAATGAAGAGACCGTTCTTCAGGAAAGGAGGCGTTTGATTGGCTGATGCCGGGCCCCGCCCCCTAGGGGCGGGCACTGGGCGGTGcccccggcgcggcgggcgcggcCCCGGGCAGTGGcgcgcggcggcgggcggggccggtCACCGGTAACATGGCGGAGAGCGACTGGGACACGGTCACGGTGCTGCGCAAGAAGGGCCCCAGCGCGGCCCAAGCCAAGTCCAAGCAGGTGACGAGCGGCGGGGGAGCGGCCCAGGCCCGGGCAGGGGCCCGGCGCGGCCGAGGCCCGGctggggctggcggggcggcTGCGGCCCGCGGAGCGCTCACCTCGgctcttttcccctcctcaggcGATCCTGGCAGCCCAGCGGCGCGGAGAGGATGTGGAGACCTCCAAGAAGTGTGGGTATCCCGCGGCCTGGCGGGGGAGGCCCCGGGGAGCCGGCCCCGCCGGTGTCTCGGCCCCCGGCCCGGTCCGAGGCCTGGTCTCTCCCTGGCCCGCCCCCCCGCGAAGGCGGTGCCTGGAAGAGGGGGGACATAAGGCAGCACCCCCTCGCTCATCCGAGGGTCGTCCTGACTGGGGCTGCACAGACCTGAAGCCcggcagggagggcagggagcacCCCGGGGAAGCGGGGAGCACCCCGGGGAAGCggggagcagccagggagggcaggcagcGCGCTAGGGAAGCGGGGAGTGCTCCCCTGGAGCCAGCTCTGAGTTTATTGTTGctcagagctgagctggtgTCTGCAAAGCTCTTGGAAGAGCTTTTGTGATCACAAAACTAAAACTCCGAATTTTTGCACCTTATTTCTGTCATTGAGAACATATGTTTAAGGATTTCACTGCTGATGTTCCTGTGGCATTGCTCTTTAAAAACGCCATTTCATGTCTGAGATTAATTCTCAGGTTCTCTCACCATAGGGAGGAGATTATGATGTTTGGAAATAAAtaactagatgatccttgaacAAGGTTTAGTCAGACTTATTGAGACTGGATATCAGAGACTAACATGAGAGAAAGGATTCAAACTGACTAATACTGTGACTAAAATGAGACAAATAGTATGGCTTTgaactttctgctttcttcgAAGGTAAGtggagtttttaaaaatatcagaaagttGATTAAAAGCCAGTTATTTATGCTGCCTTATACCTGAGCAAACAAGGTTCAAGCTCAAATATTAACTCACACCGCAGCACAAGTGTGTGTCTGAGGTGAAGTTTGAGTAATAAGTCCCCAGGCAACAGCAAAATCTGGAGTGAAGTTCAGATGTGAAGTGAAGCAAGGGGAGGGCTCTGCCTGGCTGTGTTCAGGCATGGGCATAACCTGGATTAAGAGAAAGTGTTTGACCTGCAGTAGGCAGCTGTTGGGGTGTTGAAGCCTTGAAAGCTCCCTGGGATCCTGGGCAGCTGAAAGCTTAGAACAGGCGCTTTGATACTTTTTGGCACAGCTCTGAGCCTTGTTTTGTTTgcccttgttttgttttttgttcttgctttgaATGACAGGGGCAGCAGGCCAGAACAAACAACACTTTATTACAAAGAACACGGCCAAGCTCGACCGAGAGACTGAAGAGCTGCACCATGACAGAGTTCCCCTGGAGGTGGGCAAAGTGATCCAGCAGGGCCGGCAGAGCAAGGGCATGACACAGAAGGACTTGGCCACGGTGAGTGCAGCTGGGGCCTGTTGGCCTCTGCCCCTGCTCTCCTCAGGCAGCTTTGAGCACCTCGAGGTGCTCTGTCCTGTCGTGGGCAGTTGCAGTGGGATGGTGTCACCAGCAGGGAGTTTGGTGAATGCAGAATCTCTGTTGTTTGATCTCCGGGCAATGTTAGTTACCAAGGAAATGTTTTAGGGGTTTATCTGTGCAGCCCTTGGACACCTGCTTGGAGACAGAGCGTTGCTGTGTCTagtgggaggatttttttttcctccctgccatCAACTCAGCAGCCATGTGAGGCTTTTTGTGCCATCTGGGTCTGATGCAATGCTCAGGAGCTCGCTGCTCCGTTCAGGAACAGCAACACGTGGTGTTACTGCTCCTCCAGGAAGGCTGAGGGGGATTGAAGTCTGTCCAGGGTGGGTGTTACCAGGGCTGTGTCACTCAGATACTGGAGGGAGATGATAGTTGGGATGGATTGAGCCTGCAAGTAGCATTTTGGCCTTCCCATCCTGGGGGAGTTAGAGGCTGTGCTGATCAGAGGGTTGGTGCTGGGTGTTGGTTGTGCATGGAGCTGGTGTTGGAGATGCCTCCTCTCTTTTTAGAAAATCAATGAAAAACCACAAGTTATTGCTGACTACGAATCTGGAAGAGCAATCCCCAACAACCAGGTTATGGGCAAGATTGAAAGAGCCATTGGTAAGTTAAGAAAGAAGAGTTCAAAACTCAGGACACTCCTTTCAGTGCCTGGGAGGGCTGTGTTGGGTTGTTCCCATGTTCCACGTCAGGAGCAGTTGCTGGCTGTAGGTCATTGAGGGTGTGGTGTCATTAAGCCGTGTTCTGATAAAACTTGAAGCCTGAAACCAGAGCTCAGAGCtctcacagaatcagaatcacaggggctggaagggacctctgcagatcatcgagtccaacctctctgctgcagcaggaacacccagggcaggtcacacaggaacacatcccgATGGGTCTTgaaggtctccagagaaggagacaccacagcctctctgggcagcctgtcccagggctctgtcaccctcacaggaaagaagttcttcctcatgttgaggtggaacctcctgtgttgtcacttgatgctgttttcccttgtcctgtcacaggcaccactgaacagagactggcccgttcttgacactcaccctgcagatatttatagacattcatcaggtcccctctcagtcttctcaagactaaacagccccaggtctctcagcctttcctctcgTTCTCCTCCATTCATCACCCTACCCTGAGGACCACCCTGGTGTGCTTCTCCCCCAAAATATGTGAGAACCTGAGCTGCAGAAAGGCCTGATGATACCTGAAAGGATCTTGCAGTCACTAGTGTTTGTCTCTCCTAGACCAGTTCAGACACCATTTTCCAGGAAGATAAGGCAAAAAATGGAGCTTTGTCTGAAACTAGTCTGGTGCTCCTAGAAACTGCAGTAGGATTGTCCCTAACCAGTTCCCCACCCTCTTTTTTGGATGTTCTTTTCCTTATAGCCAAGCGTCTTAGGAAATAAGGTTATCGGGTAAGATTATAAATTGATCATCATAAAGTGACTGTGCATTGCTGGCAGCTGATTGCAATCTCCTTTGTCTTATTCCAGGCCTTAAACTGCGTGGGAAGGATATTGGAAAACCGCTGGAAACCGGCCCCAAAGGGAAATGACAACAAAGCCTCGAAATCAGTTTCTTCAGACTGATCCCACCTGGCTGGTTCTCCTCGTCCACCAGGATCTCTCTGCATTGCCAAGCTGAACAAGAGGGTTACAGACTTGCTTTGGGGGGGAAATCTGCCGAATCTGTTCCTGCTGTAAAAAGACAACCTTAAAGAAGCgattttcctggttttgtttttccttcctcctttccagaGTTTGAGGAACTCAACCCCAAAAAACCTGGATCTGATTTGCCAGAAAACATGTGCGTCTTGGTGTTTAGAAGCAGGTTGTGTTAAGACACTTGGGGGGTCTGAAATGGGATCATTTAATTGGAAAAAACTGAGGGACGGGGGGGATagattatatataaataataggGGTGAGTTGGGGGCATCTGCATTTGAAATGATGGCATGGTCACTGCTTCACAATGACAGTTTTGTTCCTTCCAGCCTGTTTTAAAAGAGCTCTATAATAAAGTTTGATATCCTTAGTCTCAGAGGTGGGTGCTGCATGTCCACCAGGTGCTGATAAAGTATGGTTGGAGGAgactggagctgcagcccctcctcGCAGGCAGCTGCGATTCCTCGTGCTGCCTGAGGGGCCTGGGGCAGCGGTGGGTGCTTCTGCAGCGCTCCTGGCTGCCCAGCCCCCTTCCCTGGGGGAGCGAGCTGCAGCTTTGGCTCCCAGCCCAGAGCTGAAATCAATCCTCTAGTTTCATGGTGTGTGGAGGCAAGAGGAGGCTCTGGATCTCTGCAGGATGAGGTGGGAGTAGAGGCCCTTGGTCAGTAGCTGTAGAGAGCCCTTGTCTCACTTCTGTTGACTCAGTTCACAGGGGCTGAGCTTTGGGGGCTTGTTCCTGCAGAATGGGGCTGTGCTGAAGCTGGGGGATGGTGCTTGAGGGGACTGGGACACAGCCTGAGCAGGAcggagctgaggggagagctgtctgcagcagggccagagggAAACCAGGTTGTGGTGGTGGACCAGGAAAGCAGGACACCCCCAACCCCGCCTGAGGAGCTTGGGGTTTGGGGAGGGCAGGATCCTGGGTGGGCAGGTTGCTGCTGAACTGCCCTGTGCTGTTGGACCTGGGGGGTGAGATTGGCCAGggtattgcattcagttttgaaagctggaggaggaagggaagaggggagtcctgagcagggctgcagacGTGGGCACTGTGCCCTGAGCCTAGCCTGAGGCTGGGGGATGTTTTTCCTAAGTgacatttaaatgcaaattctCATGAACTTTTGGAAGATGCCTGGGAGGTCCTGCTGTGGGTGGGCACCCACAGTgggctcagggctgctctctgcctgcagctgtgctgtgtggtgCCCCCCACTCTGCTCAATCCCCCTCCAAGGCCAGCAGAAGCACCGGGCTTCCTCCCCAGTGTGGCCCTGTGCCCTGGGAGCTCTTGCTCCTAATCCTGGCTGCATGCTCCATGCAGCACCTGCTgacctgcccagccctgggagggggCAGGACTGTGAAATTCACGCCCCTCCATGTCTGGGACCCTGCTGGGATGAGGATGGTGGCTGTGAGGAACTCCTGCAGATGGCACCTGTCAAAGCACGGGGCGCAGCGCTACAGCTCAGTGAGGAAAGTTGAGGTTACAAAAGCTAATAATGCTTTTCCCGAGCGCTCGGGGGTAGGGGAGGCAGCGGCACCTCCCTCTGGGGGCTGATGCCCCGGGGGCAGCACCCACGGCACCTCCCCCTGCCCGGTGTCCGATGCCAAgagccagaggcagctgctgaagtgtgagaagctgctggagggggATGCTCTGCCCTGTGGTCCCTCGCTTGGCTGGGCAGGCAGTTACTGCTCCTGATTTCAGGCCTCATCCCCTTCTTTTGGCACTGATGAAATAGTGACCTTGTCCTGCAAAGGAAAGTCAGCAGCAGGTGATCACAGCACGCCTGGGCTGTGTCTACTTTGAAATACTAGGACTTCTTCCAAGCTGTGGAGAGGAGAATGTCCGTGACAGCCCACCATGATCCCAGCAGAGGAGCCAAATCCCCAGCAGACCCAGGGGGCTCCACAGCCTCTtttggggtcagttctggggCTAGTGACTCTGCTGGGGACTACGTGGCACCCAGTCCAGCAAAGGaaactgcagctgaagctgCCTCTCACGGCGTGGAGCTGTGGTTTACAGAGGACAAGCAAGGTTGGTTTGTCTCCCTCCCAGCAGGCTCCAAGCTGGAGgatctgcagccccagctcctccttctGGGGCAGCTCTAACGGcagcagctgcatttctggGTCGGTCCTAGAGCTCAGAGTCGCTCAGTCACCGGTGACCAGATAAGAGCCGAGCCCTTTGCACCTCCCTGCCGTGTTGGCAGTGTAGGCACAGGGGGAGCCCACTGGGATCTGCTGAGCTTTTCggaaaatgctgttttgacTCGGTTTGGGGCAAGAGGGAGCCCTTCCCCCTGTCCTTACATCTCGAAAAGTGATGTTGTCGAAGCCTTGGGGAACATTGCTCTCTGCCGGTGACCCACTGGCCAGCCCTCGCCGCCTCAGCCAGtaccagccaccagcagccaccagcaccaggaCAACGGTGGCCAGGAGAACACTGAGCACCACCTCCACCGTGAAGCTGCTGGAGGATTTCTCTGCAGGGAATGGAGATGCTGTCAGGCTCGACCCACCACCCAGGAGAGCTGGCCCCAGCCCCGAGTAGTGCTGGGTTAACATTTCACAGCCAGAACCAGCCCCAGACCTTCCACTGATGCCTCTGGGCTGGAGTGGCAGCCCCCCCCAGTGCTGTACACAATGTCATCCAGAGCCACTGTCCCCTCCATCGGCCACCTATGTGTGCTGATCTCAAAGATGAGCTGCAGGGAAAGATGAGATGGGGTGTGTGTGCTGCATTGGAAGGGCTCCTTGTGCCCCCTGAGGGACCCCCACACCCGGGGTGTCTCTGCTCACCTGGAACTCGCTGGGGCTCTGCATGGGCACCACAGCTCCCCGCCAGCCCCAGCTCCGGTGCCCGGGCACGCTCCAGACTGTGCGCTGCCCCGCCGGGCCCTGCACCATCACCCGCAGCTCCCCACAGGCTGCAATGTGGAGGACAAGTGTCTGGCACCAATGGGCACCCAGAGACTTTGAGAGCCACTAGACCATCCCAGCTGGGCTGTTGTCCCCTGAGATGGCAGCACACAATGGGAACATGTCATCCCCATCACCCAACCAGAGCTAAACAAGAGGGTCTTTGGTCctgtgggtggggagggggtttgGGACCCCTGACCAAGTCCCCACTCGCATCATGGTAGGCTCCTAACCCTctccccagggccagcagctccctcctgcccctgtaGTTGCTCACAGAGGTTCTCCAGGATGTCCATGTGGTACCAGAACCGCAGGCAggagttggcagcagcaggcagatgcTGGCTCTCCAGCCGGGCAGTGGTGCCCCCAGGGCCCAGCACACTGGTGTCAAAGTGCATGTAGTGACCTGGATGGGCAGGAACAGAGCACAGAGtgtcccccagctctgcagcccaccCTGTGTGTCCTGATCCCCCCCAGAAATGCCCAGATTGATGCCTAGAGGATTGCacccccaccctgccctttaCTGCCTCTGGGGCTGAGCCATCCCTCTTAGGGACAGGGATGCTATGGAGCCAGGACTCCCAGGACATTCCCGGGTGACCCCATCCATTTCCagtccctcctccttcccccagctgaTGCCTTGGGGGGTCTGGGGGTCTCCTACCGTCCCTTGTGCCCAGGGTGTGAtcctgctcagggctggggtACTTGGCAAGGGGGATCCCACTCTTCCAGCCCCAGGCAAAGCCATGCAGGTGGGGGTCTGgggggctgctccagccacaCGTGTCCTTCTCAAAGTCACAGGACCCTAGGAGGAAAAAGGGGGGGTTGTGATGCACCCTGTGCCACAGGCACCTGCTGTTCAGCGGGAGCTGGGGCATCCAGGAGAACAagccccagccccctccccactgcaCCCCAGCAGGGTGCCCGGTGGCCACATCAGAGCAGTGATGGATAGGCTGGGCTGTCCCCATCCCAATGGCTGTGTGTCCCCATGTGGTGCCCTGTCCCCCCACCAGTCTGTGGTGCCCCCCGTGGTGTGGGCTGTCACCTGGCTCAGGGCAGGCTCCCTCTGACACATGCAGGTCATCCAGCGCGATGTACCCATGGTCACCCCCAGCTCCCGTGGCCTCAAATATGACCTGCCGGAGGGCTGGGCTGAGGCTGGCAGTCCCCATGCTGCCCTCGtcacctccagcctgtccccaggcaaCCAGGAGACCCCTGGCACTCTGCCCCATCTCACCTGCCAGTCCCCATCTGGCTGGATGGTGACGTGGCCACGGTGCCAGGCATCCCCCTCCATGGTGCTCACACTCATCACCTTCCTCCGCACCATGCTCTGCTCCACAAAGACGCCGAGGGAGCCTGCCCAGGGCACCCACCATG is part of the Apus apus isolate bApuApu2 chromosome 19, bApuApu2.pri.cur, whole genome shotgun sequence genome and harbors:
- the EDF1 gene encoding endothelial differentiation-related factor 1; this encodes MAESDWDTVTVLRKKGPSAAQAKSKQAILAAQRRGEDVETSKKWAAGQNKQHFITKNTAKLDRETEELHHDRVPLEVGKVIQQGRQSKGMTQKDLATKINEKPQVIADYESGRAIPNNQVMGKIERAIGLKLRGKDIGKPLETGPKGK